A genome region from Flavobacterium sp. includes the following:
- a CDS encoding LytTR family transcriptional regulator DNA-binding domain-containing protein, whose protein sequence is MKKYTYIIVDNDAESVLKTRIVAEGFSELTFIASATNYQQGLNLVLEHRPSFVFLEIDPEESFSNLSLSFIGELYRYLSAIPKIIITTTKKDLAFEAIQYCVLDYIIKPLTHVDLVKTLLKFEKDFAEPKEPKILTAKPDNIIANEIPVLKQENIPVTSSSLSIQQEAQKPLVICIKSYGDHRYIHADDICYFQADNNSTDIYLNSGEMITAFKTLKHFEQVLSYPFIRIHNSYIINRNYIARIHNGNSLCYIRNSTKKIPFSKTYKSNVDLIIADFSAGNYLEV, encoded by the coding sequence TTGAAAAAATACACATACATTATTGTTGACAATGACGCCGAAAGTGTTTTGAAAACCAGAATCGTTGCAGAAGGTTTTTCAGAATTAACCTTTATAGCTTCGGCTACTAATTATCAACAAGGACTTAATCTGGTTTTAGAACACCGGCCTTCGTTTGTATTTTTAGAAATTGATCCCGAAGAATCTTTCAGTAATTTATCACTTTCATTTATTGGAGAACTGTACCGGTATTTATCAGCAATTCCGAAAATTATTATAACTACAACAAAAAAAGACCTGGCTTTTGAAGCCATTCAATATTGCGTTTTAGATTATATCATAAAACCTTTAACCCATGTAGATTTAGTAAAAACACTTTTGAAATTTGAAAAGGATTTTGCAGAACCTAAAGAACCAAAAATTTTAACAGCCAAACCAGATAATATTATCGCAAATGAAATCCCTGTTTTAAAGCAGGAAAATATTCCGGTAACAAGTTCAAGTCTAAGCATACAGCAGGAAGCGCAGAAACCGCTTGTAATTTGCATTAAATCATACGGAGATCATCGTTATATACATGCAGATGATATTTGTTATTTTCAGGCGGATAATAATTCTACCGATATTTATTTGAATTCCGGCGAAATGATAACGGCATTTAAGACATTAAAACATTTTGAGCAGGTTTTAAGCTATCCATTTATCCGTATTCATAATAGCTATATCATTAATAGAAATTATATAGCGAGAATTCATAACGGAAACTCACTTTGTTATATAAGAAACTCCACAAAAAAAATTCCTTTCTCAAAAACCTATAAATCAAACGTTGATCTAATTATTGCTGATTTTTCTGCAGGAAATTACTTAGAAGTCTAG
- the thiL gene encoding thiamine-phosphate kinase codes for MIEDKNPQRTSIAQLGEFGLIDHLTRNFDVTQSSTLKSIGDDAAVLDFKDKKAVVSTDLLIEGVHFDLAYMPLKHLGYKAVVVNLSDICAMNAKPTQITVSVAVSNRFPLEALEELFEGITHAAKEYKVDVIGGDTTSSQKGLIISITAIGEADENEIVYRNGAKQTDLLVVTGDIGAAYMGLQVLEREKQVFQVNPNSQPDLDAYTYLVERQLKPEARTDVRTLLHALEIKPNSMIDISDGLSSEIIHLCKQSKVGCNLYEDKLPLDPQFISTCEEFNIDSTTVAINGGEDYELLFTIDINDFDKIKGNPNFSIIGHMTEENEGIHLVTRANTKIALKARGWDALSE; via the coding sequence ATGATCGAAGATAAAAATCCGCAGCGTACCAGTATAGCACAATTAGGCGAGTTTGGCCTTATTGACCATTTAACCCGAAACTTTGATGTTACACAATCATCTACTTTAAAGAGTATTGGAGACGATGCTGCTGTACTTGATTTTAAAGACAAAAAAGCCGTTGTTTCTACAGATTTATTAATAGAAGGCGTTCATTTTGATTTGGCTTATATGCCATTGAAACATTTAGGTTATAAAGCCGTTGTGGTAAACCTGTCTGATATTTGCGCGATGAATGCAAAACCAACTCAAATTACGGTTTCTGTTGCAGTTTCTAATCGTTTTCCTTTAGAAGCTCTGGAAGAATTATTTGAGGGAATTACACACGCCGCAAAAGAATATAAAGTTGATGTTATTGGCGGAGATACTACCTCATCTCAAAAAGGATTAATCATAAGCATTACGGCAATTGGTGAAGCTGATGAAAATGAAATCGTTTATAGAAATGGCGCCAAGCAAACTGACTTATTAGTTGTAACCGGAGATATTGGCGCTGCCTATATGGGATTACAGGTTTTAGAACGCGAAAAACAGGTTTTTCAGGTAAATCCAAATAGTCAGCCGGATTTAGATGCTTATACGTATTTGGTCGAAAGACAATTGAAACCAGAAGCCAGAACTGACGTTCGTACGCTTTTACATGCTCTTGAAATAAAACCAAATTCGATGATTGACATTTCTGACGGATTATCTTCAGAGATTATTCATTTGTGTAAACAATCAAAAGTAGGTTGTAATTTATATGAAGATAAATTGCCGCTTGACCCACAGTTTATTTCGACTTGCGAAGAATTTAATATCGACAGTACTACAGTTGCAATTAACGGCGGAGAAGATTATGAACTTCTTTTTACGATTGATATTAATGATTTTGATAAAATTAAAGGAAATCCAAACTTTTCAATTATTGGTCATATGACCGAAGAAAATGAAGGAATACATCTTGTAACCCGTGCGAATACAAAAATCGCTTTAAAAGCACGCGGATGGGATGCTTTGAGTGAATAA
- a CDS encoding DinB family protein, whose protein sequence is MKTLEAQVITSEDLLKHWQGHRALTRRLIELFPEKDFFEFSIGGMRPFAKLVDELLAIAVPGLKGIVTKETAPFSEGEEKLIFKAQYLEKWDEATAEINKYWEQLSVEDFSETFNLFGQYEFPIIQNILYFIDNEVHHRGQAYVYLRALNIEPPFFWER, encoded by the coding sequence ATGAAAACATTAGAAGCACAAGTAATTACTTCAGAAGATTTATTAAAACACTGGCAAGGTCACCGCGCACTTACACGTCGTTTAATTGAGCTGTTTCCAGAGAAAGATTTTTTCGAATTTTCGATTGGCGGAATGCGCCCATTTGCAAAATTAGTTGATGAACTTTTGGCAATTGCGGTTCCAGGTTTAAAAGGAATTGTAACTAAAGAAACCGCACCATTCTCAGAAGGAGAAGAAAAACTGATTTTTAAAGCGCAGTATCTTGAAAAATGGGATGAAGCTACAGCTGAAATCAACAAATATTGGGAACAATTATCGGTTGAAGATTTTAGCGAGACCTTTAATCTTTTTGGACAATATGAATTTCCAATTATTCAGAATATTTTATATTTTATTGATAATGAAGTTCATCACCGCGGACAAGCTTATGTGTATTTAAGAGCTTTAAATATTGAACCGCCATTTTTTTGGGAAAGATAA
- a CDS encoding response regulator: MILNFKAPNSELIQPNILIVDDHPFIIEGYKNAITRYNPKEYDFIIAQAHDCKSAYDLLEDQSTPEFEIAFLDISMPAYEEKNLFSGEDLAKLILKKMPYCKIVLLTMYTELLKIKTIIRTINPNGLIIKNDLTFDELLFAFDKVMKNEKYYSQSVVKMLNQSPHNSIEIDEFDKQILFHLSKGTEIQEMPQYIPISLTEIEKRRTGLRELLKIKSGSDDDLVREAKSKGLF, from the coding sequence ATGATACTTAATTTCAAAGCCCCAAATTCGGAATTAATTCAGCCAAACATTCTGATTGTTGATGATCATCCTTTTATAATCGAAGGATATAAGAATGCTATAACCCGGTATAATCCAAAAGAATATGATTTTATAATTGCTCAGGCTCATGATTGTAAATCGGCTTATGATTTGCTGGAAGATCAAAGTACACCTGAATTTGAAATCGCTTTTCTGGATATCAGTATGCCGGCTTATGAGGAGAAAAACCTTTTTTCAGGAGAAGATCTGGCAAAGCTGATTTTAAAGAAAATGCCGTATTGTAAAATCGTCCTGCTCACGATGTACACAGAACTGCTGAAAATAAAAACGATCATTAGAACAATAAACCCAAACGGGCTTATTATTAAAAACGATCTAACTTTTGATGAATTGCTTTTTGCGTTTGATAAAGTAATGAAAAACGAGAAATATTACAGCCAGTCTGTCGTTAAAATGTTAAATCAGTCGCCTCACAATTCTATAGAAATTGATGAATTTGATAAACAGATTTTATTTCACCTTTCAAAAGGCACCGAAATTCAGGAAATGCCTCAATATATTCCTATTTCTCTAACAGAAATTGAAAAGCGCAGAACGGGTCTGAGAGAATTACTTAAAATAAAATCTGGTTCTGATGATGATTTGGTTAGAGAAGCCAAAAGCAAAGGGCTCTTTTAG
- a CDS encoding NUDIX domain-containing protein: MAAVSSKKTSKTESKSASNNATAIDGISIDCVIFGFKKESLEVLLVQHAGGESEGSWGVLGGWLKREESADDAAQRILYELTSLDNIYLEQLKAFTNPTRVHDRRIVTIGYYTLVNQEDYNVRASIAVREAKWCKINEVPNLIFDHNEILNFSLMQLRNRVRQAPIGFNLLPEKFTLLQLMHLYEEILGIELDKSNFRRKILHMKLLLALDEKQQDVSHRAAKLYKFDAEIYKKLTEKGFNFEF; this comes from the coding sequence ATGGCAGCAGTATCTTCTAAAAAAACTTCTAAAACCGAAAGCAAATCTGCTTCAAATAATGCGACAGCAATTGACGGAATTTCAATTGACTGTGTCATTTTTGGTTTTAAAAAAGAAAGTCTTGAAGTACTTTTAGTGCAGCACGCCGGCGGAGAAAGTGAAGGAAGCTGGGGAGTTTTAGGAGGCTGGCTGAAAAGAGAAGAAAGTGCCGATGATGCTGCACAGCGAATTCTGTATGAACTTACGAGTCTGGATAATATTTATCTGGAGCAGTTAAAAGCCTTTACAAATCCAACACGTGTTCACGATCGCCGCATTGTAACTATTGGATATTATACACTTGTCAATCAGGAAGACTATAATGTTAGAGCAAGTATAGCGGTTCGTGAAGCAAAATGGTGCAAGATAAATGAGGTTCCCAATTTAATTTTTGATCATAATGAAATTTTAAATTTCAGTTTGATGCAGCTTCGAAACCGCGTTCGCCAGGCACCAATTGGTTTTAATTTGCTTCCTGAAAAATTTACTTTATTACAGCTCATGCATCTTTATGAAGAAATCCTCGGAATTGAACTGGATAAATCTAATTTCCGAAGAAAAATCCTTCACATGAAACTCCTTTTGGCACTCGATGAAAAACAGCAGGATGTGTCGCACAGAGCCGCAAAACTCTATAAATTTGACGCCGAAATCTACAAGAAACTGACTGAAAAAGGTTTTAATTTTGAGTTTTAA
- a CDS encoding DinB family protein has protein sequence MSLKKIMTNYADYNLWVNQQFVNWLSPKSDELLYTEVPSSFSTIIKTLDHIWSTEEYWFSVISETAMAEKKSENELSKEEIFAGLLNSSTKLKHLINSLSEEDLAKEVKIINPWFECELPVSDYLLQVVNHGTYHRGQIVTMGRNVGITDASNTDYNFYNVVKQK, from the coding sequence ATGAGTTTAAAAAAGATAATGACTAATTATGCAGATTATAATTTATGGGTAAATCAGCAATTCGTAAACTGGCTTTCGCCGAAATCTGATGAGCTGCTTTATACAGAAGTACCTTCAAGTTTTTCAACCATCATCAAAACTCTCGACCATATCTGGTCTACGGAAGAATATTGGTTCTCAGTAATTTCTGAAACCGCTATGGCCGAAAAAAAATCAGAAAACGAACTTTCAAAAGAAGAAATCTTTGCAGGCTTATTAAATTCATCTACAAAATTAAAGCATCTTATCAATTCATTGTCTGAAGAAGATTTAGCTAAAGAAGTGAAAATTATAAATCCGTGGTTTGAATGCGAACTTCCTGTATCAGATTATCTACTGCAGGTTGTCAATCATGGTACGTATCACAGAGGTCAAATCGTAACGATGGGGCGAAATGTGGGAATTACAGACGCCTCAAATACAGATTATAATTTTTATAATGTTGTAAAACAGAAATAA
- a CDS encoding YafY family protein, whose amino-acid sequence MLDESPKRFDRIVAILIQLQSKKIVKAQELADRFDCSLRTIYRDIRTLEASGVPIYSEAGVGYALMEGYRLPPVMFTREEVSSFIAAEKLMQKFTDPSLGNHYASAMYKLKSVLRSTDKDWVSNVESRVVMSTAEPMFNDNSPNTLSLLFEGIAEKKQILLSYKTFDADETTQRNIEPVGVFHDNNNWYFLGYCHLRQDYRQFRTDRIQGIKKTDCDFTIEHDALETYLNKTETCPTTKVRILIDKKISRYLSTERKYHGFISEKVIGEKIEMTFMSRDIESAFPRWFLMFGDYAEILEPERLKTRALELLEINKQRLL is encoded by the coding sequence ATGCTCGACGAAAGCCCAAAACGATTTGACCGAATTGTTGCCATTCTGATTCAATTACAATCTAAAAAAATTGTAAAAGCTCAGGAATTGGCAGATCGTTTTGATTGCAGTTTACGAACTATTTACAGAGATATTCGAACTCTTGAAGCTTCCGGAGTTCCTATATACAGCGAAGCCGGAGTTGGTTATGCTTTAATGGAAGGTTACCGACTTCCTCCCGTAATGTTCACGCGCGAAGAAGTCAGTAGTTTTATCGCTGCTGAAAAACTAATGCAGAAATTTACTGATCCTTCTTTAGGAAATCATTATGCATCGGCAATGTATAAACTGAAATCGGTTCTGCGAAGTACTGATAAAGATTGGGTTTCGAATGTTGAGTCGAGAGTGGTAATGAGTACGGCTGAACCAATGTTCAATGATAATTCACCCAATACTTTATCGTTGCTTTTTGAAGGTATTGCAGAGAAAAAACAAATTTTACTTTCATACAAAACGTTTGATGCTGACGAAACTACACAAAGAAATATCGAACCTGTTGGCGTTTTTCATGATAATAACAATTGGTATTTTTTAGGATATTGCCATTTGCGGCAAGATTATCGTCAGTTTAGGACAGATCGAATTCAGGGTATTAAAAAAACAGACTGTGATTTTACCATTGAACACGACGCTTTAGAAACCTATTTGAATAAAACCGAAACGTGTCCGACAACAAAAGTTAGAATTTTAATTGATAAAAAAATCTCCCGATATTTATCAACCGAAAGAAAATATCATGGTTTTATTTCTGAAAAAGTAATCGGCGAAAAAATAGAAATGACTTTTATGTCACGCGATATCGAAAGTGCTTTTCCACGCTGGTTTTTAATGTTTGGCGATTATGCCGAAATTTTGGAACCGGAAAGATTAAAAACACGAGCCTTAGAATTATTGGAAATAAACAAACAAAGACTTTTATAA
- the lepA gene encoding translation elongation factor 4: protein MKKIRNFCIIAHIDHGKSTLADRLLSATQTVSAREEKAQLLDNMDLERERGITIKSHAIQMEYKYKGEEYILNLIDTPGHVDFSYEVSRSIAACEGALLIVDAAQSIQAQTISNLYLALENDLEIIPVLNKVDLPSANPEEVSDDIIDLLGCKLEDIIHASGKTGFGVENILAAIIEKIPAPKGNPDEPLQALIFDSVYNPFRGIEVIFRVVNGEIKKGQKIKFMATDNEYFADEIGTLKLNQVPKNVVSAGDVGYLISGIKEAREVKVGDTITDAKVPTTNMITGFEDVKPMVFAGIYPVDTEDYEDLRSSMEKLQLNDASLVFTPESSAALGFGFRCGFLGMLHMEIIQERLEREFDMTVITTVPNVSYLAYTKKHPETPIVVNNPSDLPEPSKLDRVEEPFIKATIITKSDFVGNVMSLCIEKRGLITNQTYLTTERVELNFDMPLAEIVFDFYDRLKTVSKGYASFDYSPIGMRTSKLVKLDVLLNAQTVDALSALIHEDNAYNIGKKMTEKLRELIPRQQFDIPIQAAIGAKIIARETIKALRKDVTAKCYGGDISRKRKLLEKQKKGKKRMRQVGNVEIPQEAFMAVLKLND, encoded by the coding sequence ATGAAGAAGATTCGTAATTTTTGCATTATTGCACACATTGATCACGGTAAAAGTACATTAGCAGACCGATTATTGAGCGCAACTCAAACTGTTTCGGCCCGTGAAGAAAAAGCACAATTGCTTGACAATATGGACTTGGAGCGTGAGCGTGGAATTACCATAAAAAGTCACGCCATTCAAATGGAATATAAATACAAAGGCGAGGAATATATCCTGAACTTAATTGATACTCCGGGCCACGTTGACTTTTCATATGAAGTTTCACGATCGATTGCTGCCTGCGAAGGTGCGCTTTTGATTGTTGATGCGGCACAAAGCATTCAGGCGCAGACTATTTCGAACTTGTATTTGGCTTTAGAAAATGATCTGGAAATTATTCCGGTTTTAAATAAAGTAGATTTACCAAGTGCAAATCCGGAAGAAGTAAGCGACGATATTATCGATTTATTAGGATGTAAATTAGAAGATATTATTCACGCATCTGGAAAAACCGGTTTTGGTGTTGAAAATATTTTGGCAGCAATTATCGAAAAAATTCCTGCTCCAAAAGGAAATCCTGATGAACCGTTACAAGCTTTGATTTTTGACTCGGTTTACAATCCATTTCGTGGTATTGAGGTAATCTTTAGAGTTGTAAATGGTGAAATCAAAAAAGGTCAGAAAATTAAATTCATGGCTACAGACAATGAATATTTTGCTGACGAAATTGGAACTTTAAAATTAAACCAAGTTCCTAAAAATGTAGTTTCTGCCGGAGATGTTGGTTATTTGATTTCCGGAATTAAAGAAGCACGCGAAGTAAAAGTGGGTGATACAATTACGGATGCAAAAGTTCCGACTACGAATATGATTACTGGTTTTGAGGACGTAAAACCAATGGTATTTGCCGGAATTTATCCTGTTGATACTGAAGATTATGAAGATTTACGTTCGTCAATGGAAAAATTACAATTGAACGACGCGTCTTTAGTTTTTACACCTGAAAGTTCTGCGGCGTTAGGATTTGGTTTCCGTTGCGGATTTTTAGGAATGCTTCATATGGAAATTATCCAGGAACGTTTAGAGCGTGAATTTGATATGACTGTAATTACAACGGTTCCTAACGTTTCGTACTTGGCTTATACTAAGAAACACCCAGAAACGCCAATCGTTGTAAATAACCCTTCAGATTTACCTGAACCTTCAAAACTTGACAGAGTTGAAGAACCATTTATAAAAGCAACCATCATTACAAAATCTGATTTCGTTGGAAACGTAATGAGTTTATGTATCGAAAAACGTGGTTTAATTACGAACCAAACCTATTTAACGACTGAAAGAGTTGAGTTGAATTTTGATATGCCTTTGGCGGAAATTGTATTCGATTTCTACGATCGTCTTAAAACAGTTTCTAAAGGTTATGCTTCTTTTGATTACTCTCCTATCGGAATGAGAACTTCGAAATTAGTTAAATTGGACGTTCTTTTAAATGCACAAACTGTCGATGCACTTTCTGCATTAATCCATGAAGATAACGCTTACAACATCGGTAAAAAAATGACCGAGAAATTACGAGAATTAATCCCAAGACAGCAATTCGACATTCCGATTCAGGCTGCCATTGGAGCAAAAATTATCGCTCGTGAAACGATTAAAGCACTTCGTAAAGACGTTACCGCAAAATGTTATGGTGGAGATATTTCGCGTAAGCGTAAACTTCTTGAAAAACAGAAAAAAGGTAAAAAACGTATGCGTCAGGTAGGAAACGTTGAGATTCCGCAAGAAGCATTTATGGCTGTTTTGAAATTGAACGATTAG
- a CDS encoding ATP-binding protein → MKKNCKILLLLVFVFVACNQKTELDKNTISSVDSLSTYLSLANENNLPLDVKQNYNKRALNIILNQKDDSLNKVNLFKVANRYYNMSDLKDYLKITKLILDRTQKSKDSLHMAKAYTYLGDYYASQAVSDSAFMHYYKAEKLYLKLNDPYNLAKTFLNKASLQYNEGDFFESEIAVFKALNSLKSLDKANDLYYESYNLLGILYNEREEYTKALEFQNKALKTLEDKSIPSIFQYKAASLNNVGFIYLKMENYKQAKVFFERGLKQENLFEDRASLYAILLDNLGYSKFKLKESEKLPDLFYESLKIRDSLDLASGVVSSKIHLSEYFAFKKDTFKALQFSKQALALSRTSSKLINTLEALKQTAIVDPKNASKYSKEYIQLNDKMLKAERKMGEKFSRIEYETNEIKDQNSNLQEKNKTLIYVFSICTLLGLFFYVYKTQQAKNRELLFKQQQQIANEDIYNLMISQQNEIESTRIKEKKKVAQELHDGVLGRMFGIRISLDSLDKMDEEQAAAKRKKYLAELKHIEEDIREISHDLNREKSELINNFVVILKKLFENQRTTYPSKLITSFDSHIKWELVNNMVKINLYRIVQEALQNCNKYSKAATIRVEFKSEIDHLVLSIMDDGVGFNTKRTKHGIGLHNIEYRAAECKGTVTIKSAKGEGTLLVIKVPIDQKINLQTNDT, encoded by the coding sequence TTGAAAAAAAATTGTAAAATATTATTACTATTAGTCTTTGTTTTTGTGGCTTGTAACCAAAAAACAGAATTAGATAAAAATACAATTTCTTCAGTAGATAGCCTTTCTACCTATCTTTCATTAGCTAATGAAAATAATCTGCCCTTAGATGTTAAACAGAATTACAATAAAAGAGCATTAAATATTATTTTAAACCAAAAAGATGATTCGCTTAATAAAGTAAATCTTTTTAAAGTTGCTAATCGCTATTATAATATGAGCGATTTGAAAGATTATTTAAAAATTACCAAACTAATTTTAGACCGAACACAAAAGTCTAAAGATTCCTTACATATGGCGAAAGCCTATACTTATCTTGGCGATTATTATGCCTCTCAAGCAGTTTCAGATAGTGCTTTTATGCATTATTATAAAGCAGAAAAACTTTATTTAAAATTAAACGACCCCTATAATCTGGCGAAAACATTTTTAAACAAAGCAAGTCTGCAATATAACGAGGGTGATTTTTTTGAAAGCGAAATTGCTGTTTTTAAAGCTTTAAACAGCTTAAAAAGTTTGGATAAGGCAAACGACCTTTATTATGAAAGCTATAATTTGTTAGGAATATTATACAATGAAAGAGAAGAGTATACAAAAGCCTTAGAGTTTCAAAATAAAGCTTTAAAAACGTTAGAAGACAAATCAATACCTTCAATATTTCAGTATAAAGCCGCTTCATTAAATAATGTTGGCTTTATATATTTAAAAATGGAGAACTATAAACAGGCAAAAGTTTTTTTTGAAAGAGGTTTAAAACAGGAAAATCTTTTTGAAGACAGAGCTAGTTTATACGCAATTTTGCTAGATAATCTTGGATATTCTAAATTCAAACTAAAAGAATCTGAAAAGTTACCTGATTTGTTTTATGAATCTTTAAAAATTAGAGACAGTCTTGATCTCGCATCCGGTGTAGTTTCAAGTAAAATACATTTATCTGAATATTTTGCATTTAAAAAAGATACTTTCAAAGCATTACAGTTTTCAAAACAAGCTTTAGCATTATCACGAACAAGCAGTAAATTAATTAACACTTTAGAAGCACTTAAACAAACCGCAATTGTCGATCCTAAAAATGCCTCAAAATATTCTAAAGAATATATTCAGCTTAACGACAAAATGCTAAAAGCCGAACGTAAAATGGGAGAAAAATTCTCTCGCATAGAATATGAAACCAATGAAATAAAAGATCAAAACTCCAATTTACAAGAGAAAAACAAAACACTTATTTATGTTTTTAGTATTTGTACCTTGTTAGGCTTGTTTTTTTATGTCTACAAAACGCAGCAGGCCAAAAACCGGGAATTACTTTTTAAGCAGCAGCAGCAAATTGCTAATGAAGATATTTACAATCTGATGATTTCGCAACAAAACGAAATTGAATCAACCCGAATTAAAGAAAAGAAAAAAGTGGCTCAGGAATTACATGATGGTGTTTTGGGCCGAATGTTTGGTATTAGGATAAGTCTCGACAGTTTGGATAAAATGGATGAAGAGCAGGCGGCAGCTAAACGGAAAAAGTACTTAGCCGAGCTAAAACATATTGAAGAAGATATTCGGGAAATTTCGCACGATTTAAATAGAGAAAAATCAGAATTAATAAATAATTTTGTTGTAATTTTAAAAAAACTATTTGAAAATCAAAGAACTACATACCCTTCAAAACTCATAACTTCTTTTGATTCGCATATAAAATGGGAGCTCGTAAACAATATGGTCAAAATTAATTTGTACCGGATTGTTCAGGAAGCACTTCAAAATTGTAATAAATATTCAAAAGCAGCAACAATAAGAGTCGAGTTTAAAAGCGAAATAGATCATTTGGTTCTATCGATTATGGATGATGGAGTTGGTTTTAATACCAAACGAACGAAGCACGGAATTGGATTGCATAATATTGAATATCGAGCGGCAGAATGTAAAGGTACAGTTACTATAAAATCTGCTAAAGGAGAAGGAACACTCTTGGTAATAAAAGTTCCTATTGATCAAAAAATAAACCTACAAACAAATGATACTTAA
- a CDS encoding NUDIX domain-containing protein — MDKKVDADSVAKSEQNAMNAITIDCVVFGFDEGSLEVLLVQHAEGISKGKWGLPGGWIYKRESTDDAAHRLLNELTGLDNIYLEQLKAFGDPDRFPLRRVITIGYYALVKREDYNIKAGFTASDAKWYKINTIPDLIYDHNEILSYSIKNLRNRVRQAPIGFNLLPEKFTLLQLMQLYEEILGVEMDKSNFRRKILHMKLLVALDEKQQDVSHRAAKLYKFDPDIYNKLTEKGFNFEF, encoded by the coding sequence ATGGATAAAAAAGTAGATGCCGACTCAGTTGCAAAAAGCGAACAAAATGCAATGAATGCAATCACGATTGACTGCGTTGTTTTTGGTTTTGATGAAGGCAGTCTAGAAGTACTTTTGGTTCAGCACGCAGAAGGTATCAGTAAAGGAAAATGGGGACTTCCCGGCGGATGGATTTATAAAAGAGAAAGTACTGATGATGCAGCACATCGTTTATTGAATGAACTTACAGGTCTTGATAATATATATCTGGAGCAGTTAAAAGCGTTTGGAGATCCGGATCGTTTTCCGCTCCGACGCGTTATTACGATAGGATATTATGCTCTTGTAAAAAGAGAAGATTATAATATTAAAGCTGGTTTTACGGCTTCTGATGCTAAGTGGTATAAAATCAATACTATTCCTGATTTAATTTACGACCATAATGAAATCTTATCTTACAGTATAAAAAATCTTAGGAACCGTGTTCGTCAGGCACCTATTGGATTTAATTTATTGCCGGAAAAATTCACATTATTGCAGTTAATGCAGCTTTATGAGGAAATTCTTGGCGTTGAAATGGATAAATCTAATTTCCGCCGAAAAATTCTGCACATGAAATTATTAGTTGCCTTAGACGAAAAACAACAGGATGTTTCGCATAGGGCAGCAAAACTGTACAAATTCGATCCGGATATTTATAATAAACTAACTGAAAAAGGTTTCAATTTTGAATTTTAA